A stretch of the Planktothricoides raciborskii GIHE-MW2 genome encodes the following:
- a CDS encoding tetratricopeptide repeat protein has translation MKKHPQINSVYANQGNVILWLQSNSVNFSQAALASAPESLEPSLSISESISESESESDFSEASADIEDSIDASPGDRIIRWLSNNQNNLYLFIVYMIILFTCVNLGILLILARLSRLKNHQRIAIDPLTLETLTELKNLLVETQNSLFWLQDYLENETNKASQSRESYASGRLTETGWSSFSRSIRDSQVFEPDTSPSLLTQNQTEDSLINSESQSISNSMRAGELLEQANALLVKGLYAQAIAKIEQSITLNPGSGQAWLNRGCALFYLKEYEMAIASYDQALHQGGDCPDAWYNRAGALVQLQQYTEAIASYERATQINPNYLAAWHDRGLILMSLQRYSEALTCFKLGIQLKPNSPEFRVHLGQAFSKLGEYPEAIAAYEQAIHLQPDYTPAWVQFGCVLAAMQRHSEAVAAYDRALKLSPDDAMVWNYLGIALGNLGNYPEALAAYNQALTLKPNWPMVQSIVQNNRAAMLMKLQRYSEAIAACDRAIALEPDQPAIWYNKACCYGIQGDVDRAIENLQQAICRHQATYLDLAKADADFDPIRQDPRFQRIIQHNEQSSFLQ, from the coding sequence ATGAAAAAACATCCCCAGATTAATTCAGTGTATGCCAACCAGGGAAACGTTATATTATGGTTACAAAGTAATTCTGTCAATTTTTCCCAAGCAGCATTGGCGTCCGCACCGGAATCCCTGGAACCATCGTTATCAATATCAGAATCAATATCCGAATCAGAATCAGAATCTGATTTCAGCGAGGCTTCAGCGGATATCGAGGATTCAATTGATGCAAGTCCAGGGGATAGAATTATTAGATGGTTAAGTAATAATCAGAATAATTTATATTTGTTTATAGTTTATATGATTATATTATTTACTTGTGTGAATCTGGGAATATTGTTAATATTAGCTAGATTAAGCCGACTGAAAAACCATCAAAGAATAGCGATCGATCCACTGACTTTGGAAACGTTAACCGAATTAAAAAATTTGTTGGTGGAAACTCAAAATAGCTTATTCTGGCTACAAGACTATTTGGAAAATGAGACGAACAAAGCCAGTCAAAGTCGTGAGTCTTATGCCTCCGGCAGGCTCACGGAAACAGGTTGGAGTAGTTTTTCCCGCAGTATCCGAGATTCACAGGTTTTTGAACCGGATACAAGCCCCAGTTTATTGACTCAAAATCAAACAGAAGACTCGCTGATCAACTCCGAAAGTCAGTCGATTTCTAATTCTATGCGGGCTGGGGAGTTGTTGGAACAAGCCAATGCGCTGCTGGTAAAAGGTCTTTATGCCCAGGCGATCGCCAAAATTGAACAAAGTATTACCCTGAATCCTGGGTCGGGTCAAGCGTGGTTGAACCGAGGCTGTGCGCTATTTTATCTGAAAGAATATGAGATGGCGATCGCTTCTTATGACCAAGCTTTGCATCAAGGGGGAGACTGCCCCGATGCTTGGTATAACCGGGCTGGGGCGTTGGTGCAATTACAGCAATACACTGAGGCGATCGCCAGCTATGAACGGGCTACTCAAATAAATCCCAACTATTTAGCCGCGTGGCATGACCGAGGTTTGATATTAATGAGTTTGCAACGCTACTCCGAGGCGTTAACTTGTTTTAAGCTGGGGATTCAGTTAAAACCCAATTCCCCAGAATTTCGGGTTCACCTAGGTCAGGCGTTTAGCAAACTCGGTGAATATCCAGAGGCGATCGCCGCTTATGAACAAGCGATTCACCTCCAGCCCGACTATACCCCGGCTTGGGTGCAATTTGGCTGTGTCCTCGCGGCGATGCAACGGCACTCCGAGGCCGTCGCCGCCTACGATCGCGCCCTCAAACTAAGTCCCGATGATGCGATGGTTTGGAATTATCTCGGCATTGCCCTGGGCAACCTGGGAAACTACCCCGAAGCCTTAGCCGCATATAATCAAGCTTTGACATTAAAACCCAATTGGCCAATGGTGCAGTCAATAGTACAAAATAATCGGGCGGCTATGTTGATGAAACTACAGCGTTATTCCGAGGCGATCGCCGCTTGCGATCGGGCGATCGCCCTGGAACCGGATCAACCGGCTATTTGGTATAACAAAGCCTGTTGTTATGGTATTCAAGGAGATGTGGATCGGGCGATCGAAAACCTGCAACAGGCCATTTGCCGCCATCAAGCAACCTACTTAGACCTCGCCAAAGCTGACGCAGATTTTGACCCCATTCGCCAAGACCCGCGTTTTCAGCGGATAATACAACACAATGAGCAATCATCTTTCCTGCAATAG
- a CDS encoding transglycosylase SLT domain-containing protein: MVNNKKNKISVLIGLGVGALLLGAAMPTVKWTGFGQHKVESLKIHDADSAVLKLALWSPQDRSPELASIAANGHSLDRSRARYLLAVDQIQLGQGEAALKYLDELEKSYQILAPYILKQRAIAYEMIGNSQSAQKTWQTLVKDYPNSPVVAEALYKLGQTNPEYWQQAIAEFPSHPRTVEMAVQLLKQPSLSPELDKSLRLLIAQYGLHLPDIVNYLDQLTSKYASRLTPEEWEVIGFAYWEKQEYGKGGAAYRQATRTPQNAYRAARGLWLGNKEKEAIAEYKKLNAEFPDSEDNALGLLRLARLLEPKEAIPYLDQVIAKFPQRAAEALLDRANRLEQLGSSQSAEQARESVLTQYSNSNQAAELRWQKAQNLAKAGDYAGAWKWGVALGKENPNSELAPKASFWVGKWAQRLGKAQEAKTAFEYVLAKYPDSYYAWRSAVNLGWDVGDFTNVRSHNPEVVKPHQRSILPAGSKVLHELYQLGLDQDAWTLWQKEFKNRINPTVPEQFTDGVIRIGIGDNLDGMFMLSSLSQRTKPEEIAQYQELRKTTLYGEALYPFPYQDIILNWSNQRQLNPLLVTALIRQESRFMPKIKSWVGATGLMQVMPETGEWIASKINVKEYNLEKPEDNIKFGTWYLDYTHREYQNNSMLAVASYNAGPGSVADWLKRFGWNDPDEFHEKIPFPETKGYVEHVFGNYWNYLRLYNPEVAKRLNP; this comes from the coding sequence ATTGTGAATAACAAGAAAAATAAGATATCTGTATTAATTGGACTAGGAGTTGGCGCTCTATTACTGGGCGCAGCGATGCCTACGGTTAAATGGACAGGATTTGGGCAGCATAAAGTTGAGAGTTTGAAAATCCATGATGCAGACTCGGCGGTGCTGAAACTAGCCCTGTGGTCGCCCCAAGACAGATCGCCAGAACTCGCCAGCATCGCGGCTAATGGCCACTCACTCGATCGCAGTCGGGCTAGGTATTTACTTGCCGTTGACCAGATCCAACTGGGTCAAGGAGAAGCGGCACTCAAATATCTGGATGAACTAGAAAAAAGTTACCAAATTTTAGCCCCCTATATTTTGAAGCAACGAGCCATTGCTTATGAAATGATCGGCAACAGTCAGTCAGCCCAGAAAACTTGGCAAACCCTAGTCAAAGATTATCCTAATTCGCCGGTTGTGGCCGAAGCCTTGTATAAACTAGGTCAGACTAATCCCGAATATTGGCAACAAGCGATCGCCGAGTTTCCCAGTCACCCGCGCACCGTAGAAATGGCGGTTCAGTTATTAAAACAGCCATCCTTATCCCCGGAACTGGATAAAAGCTTACGACTTTTGATTGCTCAATATGGTCTGCACTTGCCGGATATTGTCAATTATCTGGATCAATTAACCAGCAAATATGCCTCCAGGCTCACCCCCGAAGAGTGGGAAGTGATTGGATTTGCCTATTGGGAAAAACAAGAATATGGCAAAGGTGGCGCCGCCTATCGCCAAGCCACGCGCACCCCGCAAAATGCTTACCGGGCAGCGCGGGGACTGTGGCTGGGAAATAAAGAAAAAGAGGCGATCGCCGAATATAAAAAATTAAACGCCGAATTCCCCGACAGTGAAGACAACGCCCTAGGGCTATTGCGACTGGCTAGACTCCTGGAGCCCAAAGAAGCCATTCCTTATTTAGATCAAGTCATTGCTAAATTTCCCCAACGGGCAGCGGAAGCCTTGTTAGACCGAGCCAACCGACTAGAGCAACTGGGCAGCAGTCAATCGGCGGAACAAGCGCGAGAATCGGTGTTAACCCAATATAGCAACTCCAACCAAGCGGCAGAATTGCGTTGGCAAAAAGCCCAAAACCTGGCCAAAGCCGGTGACTATGCCGGTGCTTGGAAATGGGGTGTGGCTTTGGGCAAAGAAAACCCAAACAGCGAACTCGCGCCCAAAGCGAGCTTCTGGGTGGGAAAATGGGCGCAGCGCCTGGGCAAAGCCCAAGAAGCGAAAACCGCTTTTGAATATGTCTTAGCCAAATATCCAGATTCTTACTATGCCTGGAGATCGGCGGTGAATTTGGGTTGGGATGTGGGAGATTTTACCAATGTGCGATCGCACAACCCCGAAGTGGTCAAACCCCATCAGCGATCGATTTTACCTGCGGGGTCTAAAGTCTTACATGAACTCTATCAACTCGGTCTGGATCAAGACGCCTGGACTTTGTGGCAAAAAGAATTTAAGAACCGCATCAACCCCACTGTTCCCGAACAATTTACCGATGGCGTAATCCGGATCGGCATCGGCGACAACTTAGATGGGATGTTCATGCTTTCTAGTTTATCGCAGCGAACTAAACCGGAAGAAATTGCCCAATATCAGGAACTCAGAAAAACCACCCTCTATGGAGAAGCCCTTTATCCATTTCCCTATCAGGATATAATTCTCAACTGGTCAAACCAGCGACAACTCAACCCCCTACTGGTGACAGCCTTAATCCGCCAAGAATCTCGATTTATGCCCAAAATTAAATCCTGGGTTGGGGCGACCGGACTAATGCAAGTGATGCCCGAAACTGGGGAATGGATTGCCAGCAAAATCAACGTTAAAGAATATAACCTAGAAAAACCAGAAGACAACATTAAATTCGGGACTTGGTACTTAGACTATACCCATCGAGAATATCAAAATAACTCTATGTTGGCAGTCGCCAGTTACAATGCTGGTCCCGGTAGTGTTGCCGACTGGTTAAAGCGATTTGGCTGGAACGATCCCGATGAATTTCACGAAAAAATCCCTTTTCCAGAAACTAAAGGGTATGTCGAGCACGTCTTTGGCAATTACTGGAATTATCTGAGACTTTATAATCCAGAAGTAGCTAAACGCTTAAATCCTTAA
- a CDS encoding CHAT domain-containing protein: MGNGVFAQTVTERKAEADRLLEQGRQQYTTSQYQAAIQSLETALNIYREIGDRNIEGTALNNLGNVYDSLGQYQKAIEFYQQSLTIAREIGDRNGEGNSLGNLGNAYYSLEQYQKAIEFYQQSLTLAREIGDRNGEGNSLGNLGNAYYSLEQYQKAAEEFYQQSLTLAREIGDRNGEGKALIGLGNAYNSLGQYQKAIEFYQQSLTIAREIGDRNGEGNSLGNLGNAYDNLGQYQKAIEFYQPSLTIAREIGDRNIEGSALNNLGLALFKLKNFPEHEKYLFSSLEVKESLRQGIQDDLDKVSLSDTQRNSYNLLQQVLIAQNKTEPALEVSERGRGRALVELLTQRFNPNSEPFSPVVSLAQIQAIARQQNATIAQYSRIGDEFSRKQQNRESELYIWVIKPTGEVEFRQADLKLLWQEQNTSLGHLIFAARCFGNDACKSDFINASASSNVTRSNLTSSPLFNSQADALREAQNIDINPHQYRELKELHKLLIKPIEDLLPTNPDERVIFVPTDALFYLPFAALVDEEGKFLIEKHTIVMSPAITVLETTHKQRQNLSSSAQDIVIVGNPQMPKLAPSPGEEPKPLAPLHYAEKEAIEIAKMFNTSALIGANATESTVVERLKTARIIHFATHGFVDNIQPLNSGVALTPGGSEDGLLTADEIFDLKLNAELVVLSACDTGLGQLTGDGMIGLSRSFLNAGVPSLVMSLWAVDDRTTSQLMVQFYQNLQTTPNKAQALRQAMLTMKNQYPNPSFWAAFTLIGEAE; encoded by the coding sequence ATGGGTAATGGAGTATTCGCCCAAACAGTTACAGAACGAAAAGCCGAAGCAGACCGATTATTAGAGCAGGGAAGACAACAATATACAACTAGCCAATACCAAGCCGCAATTCAGTCTTTAGAAACTGCATTAAACATTTATCGTGAAATCGGCGATCGCAATATAGAAGGAACTGCTCTCAATAATTTGGGTAATGTTTACGATAGCTTAGGACAATATCAAAAAGCAATTGAGTTTTATCAACAGTCTTTAACTATTGCCCGTGAAATCGGCGATCGCAATGGCGAAGGAAATTCTCTCGGTAATTTGGGTAATGCTTACTATAGCTTAGAACAATATCAAAAAGCAATTGAGTTTTATCAACAGTCTTTAACTCTTGCCCGTGAAATCGGCGATCGCAATGGAGAAGGAAATTCTCTCGGTAATTTGGGTAATGCTTACTATAGCTTAGAACAATATCAAAAAGCAGCAGAAGAGTTTTATCAACAGTCTTTAACTCTTGCCCGTGAAATCGGCGATCGCAATGGAGAAGGAAAAGCTCTCATAGGTTTGGGTAATGCTTACAATAGCTTAGGACAATATCAAAAAGCAATTGAGTTTTATCAACAGTCTTTAACTATTGCCCGTGAAATCGGCGATCGCAATGGAGAAGGAAATTCTCTCGGTAATTTGGGTAATGCTTACGATAACTTAGGACAATATCAAAAAGCAATTGAGTTTTATCAACCGTCTTTAACTATTGCCCGTGAAATCGGCGATCGCAATATAGAAGGAAGTGCTCTCAATAATTTGGGTCTTGCTTTGTTTAAATTGAAGAATTTTCCTGAACATGAAAAATATCTGTTTTCTAGTCTCGAAGTTAAGGAATCTCTGCGACAAGGAATTCAAGACGACCTCGATAAAGTATCTCTTTCCGACACTCAACGCAATTCCTATAATCTGCTTCAACAAGTTTTAATTGCTCAAAATAAAACTGAGCCAGCTTTAGAAGTTTCTGAACGAGGTCGGGGGAGAGCGTTAGTCGAGTTATTAACTCAACGATTCAACCCCAATTCAGAACCCTTTTCTCCGGTTGTTTCTTTAGCCCAAATCCAAGCCATTGCTCGACAACAAAATGCAACAATTGCTCAATATTCTAGGATTGGCGATGAATTTTCACGTAAACAACAAAACCGAGAATCAGAATTATATATTTGGGTAATTAAGCCCACTGGAGAAGTTGAGTTTAGACAAGCCGATCTTAAACTTCTTTGGCAAGAACAAAACACCTCTCTAGGTCATCTCATTTTCGCAGCGCGTTGCTTTGGTAATGATGCCTGTAAAAGTGATTTTATTAACGCTTCAGCTAGTTCTAATGTAACTCGTTCTAATTTGACAAGCAGTCCTCTATTTAATTCCCAAGCTGATGCTCTAAGAGAAGCACAGAATATCGATATTAATCCGCATCAATATCGAGAGTTAAAAGAACTCCATAAACTGTTAATTAAACCCATTGAAGATTTATTACCGACTAACCCAGATGAACGAGTGATTTTTGTTCCCACAGATGCTTTATTTTATCTACCTTTTGCTGCTTTGGTAGATGAAGAAGGAAAATTCTTAATTGAAAAACATACAATTGTAATGTCTCCTGCCATTACTGTGTTAGAAACGACTCACAAACAACGGCAAAATTTATCTTCTTCTGCCCAAGATATTGTGATTGTGGGTAATCCGCAAATGCCGAAACTTGCACCGAGTCCAGGGGAAGAACCTAAACCGTTAGCCCCCCTTCACTATGCTGAAAAAGAAGCGATTGAGATTGCTAAAATGTTCAATACTTCGGCTTTAATTGGAGCCAATGCAACAGAATCAACGGTAGTTGAACGCTTGAAAACTGCTCGAATTATTCATTTTGCTACTCACGGATTTGTTGATAATATTCAACCTTTAAATAGTGGCGTAGCGTTAACTCCTGGGGGTTCGGAGGATGGATTATTAACGGCGGATGAAATTTTTGACTTAAAATTAAATGCAGAATTAGTGGTTTTAAGTGCCTGTGACACTGGACTTGGACAGTTAACCGGGGATGGGATGATTGGGTTATCTCGTTCGTTTTTGAATGCAGGAGTTCCGAGTTTAGTGATGTCGTTATGGGCTGTAGATGATCGAACAACCTCTCAATTGATGGTACAATTTTATCAGAACTTACAGACGACACCGAACAAAGCCCAAGCGTTACGACAGGCGATGTTAACGATGAAAAATCAATATCCCAATCCTTCTTTTTGGGCGGCGTTTACTTTAATTGGTGAAGCAGAATAG
- a CDS encoding CHAT domain-containing protein: protein MSRITRNQLLIKPVENLLPTNPDERVIFVSTDSLFYLPFAALVDEEGQFLIEKHTILMSPAITVLETTHKQRQNLSSSAKDIRLLAKFVQSPSPPFDRQMPPARFANGQGGGGWGDRHLYFAIAVINRVG from the coding sequence ATATCGAGAATTACAAGAAATCAACTGTTAATTAAACCAGTTGAAAATTTATTACCCACTAACCCGGATGAACGAGTGATTTTTGTTTCCACAGATTCTTTATTTTATCTACCTTTTGCTGCCTTGGTAGATGAAGAAGGACAATTTTTAATTGAAAAACATACAATTTTAATGTCTCCTGCCATTACTGTGTTAGAAACAACTCACAAACAACGGCAAAATTTATCTTCTTCTGCAAAAGATATTAGACTTCTTGCAAAATTCGTGCAAAGCCCCTCACCCCCGTTTGACCGCCAAATGCCTCCGGCACGCTTCGCGAACGGGCAGGGGGGAGGGGGTTGGGGGGATCGACATCTTTATTTTGCTATAGCAGTTATTAATAGGGTGGGTTAG
- a CDS encoding methyl-accepting chemotaxis protein, with translation MNAFFKKIQNQLVSLLICSILFPVFVLGGYSISVYSNALTDLYLQQTNNQGVQNTEKIVNFIQIFQKDLLFLSEVPPVQGIIRAREAGGIDRQQNSSYEIWVKRLNGIFEATMKNNSAYMELRYLNEKGDEMVRVDSDGTKITATPPNQLENKSDGVFFQETSKLNSREIYTSSLQLNKERGAIATPYQPVIYYGMPIFDVMGQRKGMLMSKVSAEPVFDMIKNFHLNQTSEVILVNQDGYYLYHKDPEKQWGFDLNHNETIFKDYQSDLASKLISINQDVDGLTLNNTFFNSYGIPLNKDENSYLKLIFKTDRKQITKPVDDLKKFNVSIVLITLAIVLPFSVIQIRKLINRLKILINNISNFSLEVLTTLNQQEILLYHQSSTVNDTSNTLEDLGKFAQQTAQEAENVAKNAQQSLTLADRGDSLVKETLKGLLSVQEKVAVISQQAQRLGSQTSQIGNITNLARVVSDLAKQTNMLALNASVEAVRAGEHGQGFGVVAAEIRKLSDESRKAAENINAIVPELQGAIAATVQATQAGAKTLETGMTIAEQAAQAFSGVRQAANEVFISNQQMSFNAKKQAVSMEELVHIMVDLNQKSAESVKAISYTKQGVETLNKQAESLKTIL, from the coding sequence ATGAACGCTTTCTTCAAAAAAATCCAAAATCAATTGGTGTCTCTGCTCATTTGTAGTATTTTATTTCCGGTATTCGTTCTGGGAGGTTATAGCATTTCGGTTTACTCCAATGCTTTAACGGACTTATATTTACAGCAGACGAATAACCAAGGAGTGCAAAATACGGAAAAAATCGTTAACTTTATACAAATTTTTCAAAAAGACCTTTTATTTTTAAGTGAAGTACCCCCGGTTCAAGGAATTATCCGCGCTAGAGAAGCGGGCGGCATCGATCGCCAACAAAACTCTTCTTATGAGATTTGGGTAAAACGACTGAATGGGATTTTTGAAGCGACGATGAAAAATAATTCTGCTTATATGGAGCTTCGCTATTTAAATGAAAAAGGAGACGAAATGGTCAGAGTGGATTCAGATGGGACAAAGATCACCGCGACTCCGCCCAATCAGCTAGAAAATAAGTCGGATGGAGTATTTTTTCAGGAAACGAGCAAATTAAATTCTCGCGAAATTTATACTTCATCCTTACAATTAAATAAGGAGCGGGGCGCGATCGCTACTCCTTATCAGCCAGTGATTTATTATGGGATGCCAATTTTTGATGTCATGGGTCAAAGAAAAGGAATGCTGATGAGTAAGGTGTCCGCTGAACCTGTATTTGATATGATTAAAAATTTCCACCTTAATCAAACATCTGAAGTGATATTAGTAAATCAAGATGGATATTATTTATATCATAAAGATCCGGAAAAGCAATGGGGCTTTGATTTAAATCATAATGAAACAATCTTTAAAGATTATCAATCAGATTTAGCCAGTAAATTAATCTCCATCAACCAGGATGTTGATGGTTTGACGCTTAACAATACTTTTTTTAACTCTTATGGTATTCCTTTAAATAAAGACGAAAACTCTTATTTAAAATTAATTTTCAAAACTGACCGAAAACAAATTACTAAACCAGTTGACGACTTGAAGAAGTTTAATGTTTCTATTGTCTTGATTACTTTGGCGATTGTTTTACCATTTTCGGTTATACAAATTCGTAAATTAATTAATCGCTTAAAAATTTTAATTAATAATATTTCAAATTTTTCTTTGGAAGTTTTGACAACGTTAAATCAACAAGAGATCCTTTTATACCATCAGTCTTCAACGGTTAATGATACTAGCAATACTCTGGAGGATTTGGGAAAATTTGCCCAACAAACCGCCCAAGAAGCGGAAAACGTGGCGAAAAATGCCCAGCAGTCATTAACTTTAGCAGATCGGGGAGATAGCTTGGTAAAAGAAACTCTGAAGGGGCTGCTTTCGGTGCAAGAAAAAGTGGCAGTTATTTCTCAGCAAGCGCAACGATTAGGAAGTCAAACCTCTCAGATTGGTAATATTACCAATTTAGCTCGCGTGGTGAGCGATTTGGCCAAGCAAACGAATATGTTAGCTTTGAATGCTTCGGTGGAAGCAGTCCGCGCTGGTGAACATGGGCAGGGTTTTGGGGTGGTGGCCGCCGAAATTCGCAAACTTTCCGATGAAAGTCGGAAGGCAGCAGAAAATATTAATGCGATCGTGCCAGAACTTCAAGGGGCGATCGCGGCTACGGTTCAAGCCACCCAAGCGGGGGCAAAAACCCTGGAAACTGGGATGACTATTGCGGAACAAGCGGCTCAAGCTTTTAGTGGCGTGCGGCAGGCAGCCAATGAGGTGTTTATTAGTAATCAACAAATGTCTTTTAATGCGAAAAAACAAGCAGTTTCTATGGAAGAACTGGTGCATATTATGGTCGATCTGAACCAAAAATCGGCGGAAAGTGTGAAAGCTATCAGTTATACTAAGCAGGGAGTAGAAACTTTGAATAAACAAGCGGAAAGTTTGAAGACGATCTTATAA
- a CDS encoding methyl-accepting chemotaxis protein — translation MSYKMSLRNQSIIFAIALGTIPVIATGMIAYWITNPTIKTGVIRYQKTLAIGISNRIHQLTSERVNDLKVISGLGIFNDQKVVSGRTYNPLNALMENFRQSYGMYQSILVSDLTGKVMLQTQGSAVSNISNEDYFQQVQRTNQITVVKRREQGGEYVILMAAPLRNINSSQPMGVVRTLMPVKELTKVLSFAAERLAEASEKFQSENYHLIDGEGSIFLSSNQSLVGQKIENQIPEFRQLSQNKQSISQELFNPATKENILITYIPIPAIAEVANLNWSVVVTHDTKEVFATEKQLFWVLTVVVIITSVVVSIIAALFANRTTRTITEIANVIAESSVEIASTMEQQERSTSQQAMAVNQTTSTMNELNNSARQSAEQAEGSAHGARQALNLSKQGSNAVEDTLEGMNTLREKVGAIAQQIMRLSQQTNQIGNISTIVADLANQTNMLALNASVEAVRAGEHGKGFGVVASEIRKLADQSKNSAEKINTLVADIQNSIDLTVMVTDEGTKTVEDGVKIAQETEKAFSGVSNAINDMVLSCQQISLNAEQQVTAIQQVVDAMNSLNSSAQENVQGISQVKTRTQELSQAAQTLQGIV, via the coding sequence ATGTCTTATAAAATGTCTCTAAGAAATCAATCAATTATCTTTGCCATCGCCCTGGGAACTATCCCGGTAATCGCCACCGGAATGATCGCTTATTGGATCACCAACCCAACGATTAAAACTGGAGTTATTCGCTATCAAAAAACTCTGGCAATTGGCATCAGCAATCGCATCCATCAACTGACCAGCGAACGGGTCAACGATCTGAAAGTTATCTCTGGTTTGGGTATTTTCAACGATCAAAAAGTCGTTTCCGGGAGAACATATAATCCACTGAATGCGCTGATGGAAAACTTTCGCCAATCTTATGGGATGTATCAAAGCATCTTGGTCTCTGACCTCACCGGCAAAGTCATGTTACAAACCCAGGGATCTGCTGTCTCTAACATTAGCAACGAAGACTATTTTCAGCAAGTCCAACGCACCAATCAAATCACCGTTGTCAAACGCAGAGAACAAGGAGGTGAGTATGTCATTCTTATGGCCGCACCTTTACGGAATATCAACAGTTCACAGCCGATGGGCGTGGTGCGTACACTTATGCCGGTAAAAGAGTTGACAAAAGTCTTGAGCTTCGCTGCGGAACGATTAGCGGAAGCCTCGGAAAAATTTCAGAGTGAAAATTATCATCTCATTGATGGGGAAGGGAGTATATTTCTCTCTAGTAACCAGAGTCTAGTGGGGCAAAAAATTGAGAATCAGATTCCCGAATTTCGCCAGTTATCCCAAAATAAGCAAAGCATCAGTCAAGAATTGTTTAATCCTGCCACCAAGGAAAATATACTGATCACTTATATCCCTATACCCGCGATCGCCGAAGTAGCTAACCTTAACTGGAGTGTGGTTGTCACTCACGATACGAAAGAAGTTTTTGCTACAGAAAAACAGTTGTTTTGGGTATTGACTGTGGTGGTGATAATCACCTCTGTAGTGGTGAGCATTATTGCGGCTTTATTTGCCAATCGCACTACCCGCACGATTACGGAAATTGCCAATGTCATCGCCGAATCATCGGTAGAAATTGCCAGCACAATGGAACAGCAAGAACGCAGTACCAGCCAACAAGCGATGGCGGTGAATCAAACAACTAGCACTATGAATGAGTTGAATAATTCCGCTCGACAGTCCGCAGAGCAAGCGGAAGGATCCGCTCACGGAGCTCGTCAGGCGTTAAATTTGTCCAAGCAAGGCAGTAATGCGGTAGAAGATACCCTCGAAGGGATGAATACTCTCCGGGAAAAGGTTGGGGCGATCGCGCAACAAATTATGCGACTCAGCCAACAAACCAATCAAATTGGCAATATTTCCACCATTGTGGCTGACCTAGCCAACCAAACCAATATGTTAGCCCTGAATGCTTCCGTGGAAGCAGTTCGGGCTGGCGAACATGGTAAGGGATTTGGGGTGGTGGCCAGTGAAATTCGTAAACTCGCCGACCAAAGCAAAAATTCCGCTGAAAAAATTAATACATTAGTAGCAGATATCCAAAATTCTATTGACCTCACGGTAATGGTGACTGATGAAGGGACAAAAACTGTAGAAGACGGAGTAAAAATTGCCCAAGAGACAGAGAAAGCTTTTTCTGGGGTCAGCAATGCGATTAATGATATGGTCCTAAGTTGCCAGCAAATTTCCTTGAACGCAGAACAGCAGGTGACGGCCATTCAACAAGTGGTCGATGCGATGAATAGCTTGAACTCATCGGCACAGGAAAATGTTCAGGGAATTAGTCAAGTGAAAACCCGCACCCAAGAACTCAGCCAAGCGGCTCAAACCCTGCAAGGTATTGTCTAA